The genomic segment ttcgcaaggagggctgcccttcgagaggagggctaccttcgcagggagtgctgcctttgcaaggggtaatgcattcgcaagtGGTGCAGCCTTCTCCGGGAGTActacctttgcaacgagtgctgcctcccaatgagtgctgccttcgcaaggagtgctgccttcgcaaggagtgctgccttcgcaaggagtggtgccttcgcaaggagtgctgccttcgcaaggagtgctgccttctcaaggagtgctgcattcgcaaggagtcctgctttcgcaaggagggctgccttcgcaagaagtgctgccttcgcaaggggtaatgccttcgcaagtagttctgctttcgcagggagtactgcctttgcaaggagtgctgccttcacaaggagtgctgccttcgctaggagtgctgtcttcgcaaggagggctgccttcgagaggagggcttccttcgcagggagtgctgccttcgcaaggagtgctgccttcgcaaggagtgctgcctttgcaaggagtgctgccttcgcaaggagggctgccttcacagggagtgctgccttcgcaaggggtaatgccttcgcagggagtgctgccttcgcaaggggtggtgccttcggaaggagtgttgccttcgcaaggagtgctgcattcacaaggagtgctgcctctgcaaggagtgctgctttcgcaaggagtactgccttcgcaaggagtactgcattcgcaaggagtgctgccttcacaaggagtgctgccttcgctaggagtgctgtcttcgcaaggagggctgccttcgagaggagggcttcctttgcagggagtgctgccttcgcaaggggtaatgccttcgcaagtagtgctgccttctcagggagtactgcctttgaacgagtgctgccttccaatgagtgctgccttcgcaaggagtgctgccttcgcaaggagtgctgccttcgcaaggagtgctgccttcgcaaggagtgctgccttcgcaaggagtgctgccttcgcaaggagtgctgccttcgcaaggagtgctgccttcgcaaggagtgctgcctttgcaatgagggctgcctttgcagggagtgctgccttcgcaaggggtggtgccttcgcaaggagtgctgccttcgcaaggagtgctgccttcgcaaggagtgctgccttcgcacggagtgctgccttcgcaatgagggctgcctttctgggagtgctgccttcgcaaggggtggtgccttcgcaaggggtgctgcctttgcaaggagtgctgccttcgcaaggagatatgccttcgcaaggagtgctgccttcgctaggagtgctgcccttctaaggagagctgccttcgcaaggagtgctgccttcgctaggggtgctgctttcgcaaggagggctgccttcatagggagtgctgcctttgcagggagtgctgccttcgcaaggagtggtgccttcacaagaagtgctgccttcacagggagtgctgcatccgcaaggagtgctgcctttgcaaggtgtgctgccttcgcaaggagtgctgcctttgcaaggagcgctgccatcgcaatgagtgctgccttcgctaggagtgctgccttcgcaaggagggctgcgttcgcaaagagggctgccttcgcagggagtgctgccttcgcaaggggtaatgccttcgccagtagttctgctttcgcagggagtactgcctttgcaaggagtgctgccttccaaggagtgctgccttcgcaaggagtgctcccttcgcaaggagtgctcccttcgcaaggagtgctgctttcgcaatgagggctgccttcgctaggagtgctgccttcgcaaggagtgctgctttcgcaaggagtgctgccttcgcaaggagtgctgccttcgcacagagtgcagccttcgcacatagtgctgctttcacatggagtgcttcctttgacagagtgctgccttcgcaaggagtgctgccttcgcaaggagtgctgccttcgcagggagtgttgcctttgcaaggagtgttgccttcgcaacgagtgctgcgttcacaacgagtgctgccttcgcaaggagtgctgccttcgcaaggagtgttgccttcgcaagtagtactgccttcgcaaggagtgctgccttcgcaaggagtgcttccttccaaggagtgctgccttcgctagaagtgctaacttcgcacggagggctgccttcgcaagaagggctcccttcgcagagagtgctgctttgcaaggggtaatgcctttgcaagtgctgctgccttcgcagggagtactgcctttgcaacgagtgctgccttccaatgagtgctgcctttgcaaggagtgctgcctttgcaaggagtgctgccttcgcaaggagtgctgccttcgcaaggagtgttgccttcgcaacgagggctgcctttgtagggagtgctgtcttcgcaaggggttttgtcttcgccaggagtgctgcctttgcaaggagtgctgcctttgcaaggagtgctgcctttgcaaggagtgctgccttcgcaaggagaaatgccttcgcaaggagtgctgccttcgcaaggagagctgcctttgcacagagtgctgcctttgcagggagtgctgccattgcacagagtgctgcctccgcaaggagtgctccctttgcatgaactgttgccttcgcaaggagtgctgccttcgcaaggagtgctgcctttgcaaggagtgctgccttcgcaaggagtgctgccttcgcaaggagtgctgccttcgcaaggagtgctgccttcgcagtgagtgctgcctttgcatagagtgctgccttcacgcggaatgctgccttcgctacgagtgatgccttcgcacgtagtgctgccttcgcaaggagtgctgccttcgcaaggagtgctgccttcgcaaggagtgctgcctttgcacagagtgctgcctttgcacagagtgctgactttgcacagagtgctgcctttgcacagagtgctgcctttgcacagagtgctgcctttgcacagagtgctgcctttgcacagagtgctgcctttgcacagagtgctgcctttgctaggagtgctgcctttgctaggagtgctgccttggcagggagtgctggcttcgcacggagtgttgccttcgctaagagtgctgccttcgctaggagtgctgccttcgcgcggagtgctgccttcgctaggagtgttgccttcgcacgtagtgctgccttcgcaaggagtgctgccttcgcaaggagtgctgccttcgcaaggagtgctgcctttgcacagagtgctgcctttgcacagagtgctgcctttgcacagagtgctgcctaagcacagagtgctgcctgtgcacagagtgctgcctttgcacagagtgctgccttcgcaaggagtgctgccttcgcagcgagtgctgcctttgcacagagtgctgccttcgcaaggagtgctgccttagcaaggagtgctgccttcgcaaggagtgctgcctttgcacagagtgctgccttcgcaaggagtgcttccttcgcaaggagtgcagccttcacaaggagtgatgccttcgcaaggagtgcttccttccaagaagtgctgccttcgcaaggagtgctgccttcgcaaggagtgctgtctttgcaaggagtgctgcctgcgcACGGATTGCTGACTTTGCACAgagggctgcctttgcaaggagtgctgcctttgcacacagTGCTgctttcgcatggagtgctgctttcgcaaggagtgctgctttcgcaaggagtgctgccttcgcaaggagtgctgcctttgctaggagtgctgccttcgcagggagtgctgccttcgcagggagtgctgccttcgctaggagtgctgccttcgctaggagtgctgccttcgctaggagtggtgccttcgctaggagtggtgccttcgctaggagtggtgccttcgctaggagtggtgctttcgctaggagtgctgccttcgctaggagtgctgcattcgcagggagGGCTGCGGTCGCagggggtggtgccttcgcacggactgctgccttcgctagaaatgCTGACttcgcatgtagtgctgccttcgcacggagtgctgcctttgcacagagtgatgcctttgcacagagtgctgccttcgcaaggagtgctgccttcgcaaggagtgctgccttcacacggagtgctgcctttgctaggagtgctgccttcacagggagtgctgccttcgcttggatTGCCGCCTCCGCACGGAGTGCTGCTTTCGCTGGGAGTGATGCCatcgcatgtagtgctgccttcgcaaggagtgctgccttggcacagtgtgctgccttcgcaaggtgtgctgcctttgcacagaatgctgccttcgcaaggagtgctgccttcgcaaggagtgctgccttcgcagggagtactgcctttgcaaggaatgCTGCATTCCAAGTAGTGCTGCCTGCAAAAGGagcgctgccttcacaaggagtgctgccttcgcaaggagtgctgccttcgcaaggagtgttcccttcgcatggagtgctgccttcgcacggagtgctgccttcccacggagtgctgcctttgcacagagagctgcattcgcagggtgtggtgccttcgcatgaagtgctgccttcgcaaggtgtgcagccttcgctaggagtgctgccttcaaaaggagtgctgccttcgcaaggagtaccgccttcgaaaggagtgctgccttcacaaggagtgctgccttcgctaggagtgttgtcttcgcactgagagctgccttcgagaggagggctgccatcgcagggagtgctgccttcgcaaggggtaatgcattttcaagtagtgctgccttctcagggagtactgcctttgtaacgagtgctgcctcccaatgagtgctgcctcccaatgagttctgccttcgcaaggagtgctgccttcgcaaggagtgctgccttcgcaaggagtgctgccttcgcaaggagtgcagccttcgcaatgagagctgcctttgcagggagtgctgccttcgcaacggctggtgcctttgcaaggtgtgctgcctttgcaaggagtgctgccttcgctaggagtgctgcccttctaaggagagctggcttcgcaaggagtgctgccatcgctaggagtgctgctttcgcaaggagggctgactttgcagggagtgctgcctttgcagggagtgctgccttcgcaaggagtgctgccttcacaaggagtgctgccttcgcagggagtgctgcatccacaaggagtgctgccttcgcaagcagtgccgCCTtagcaaagagtgctgcctttgcaaggagcgctgccatcgcaaggactgttgccttcgctaggagtgctgccttcgcaaggagtgctgccttcacaaggagtcctgccttcgcagggagtgctgccttcgcaaggagtgctgccttcgaaaaattgctgccttcgcaaggagtgctgccttcccaaggagtgctgccttcccaaggagtgctgccttccaaggagtgctgccttcccaaggagtgctgccttcccaaggagtactgccatcgcatggagtgctgccttcgcaaggagtgctgccttcgcaaggagtgctgccttcgcaaggagtgctgccttcgcaaggagtgctgcctttgcaaggagtgctgcgttcagaatgagtggtgcctccgcaaggggtgctgccttcgcaaggagtgctgcctttgcaaggagtactgccttcgcaatgtgtgctgccttcgctaggagtgttgccctcgcaaagagggctgccttcgcaaggagggctgccttcgcagggagtgctgccttcactaggaaggctgtcttcgcaaggagggctgccttcgagaggagggctgccttcgcagggagtgctgccttggcaaggGGTAAtgacttcgcaagtagtgctgccttctcagggagtactgcctttgcaacgagtgctgccttccaatgagtactgacttcgcaaggtgtgctgctttcgcaaggagggctgccttcgcagggagtgctgcctttgcagggagtactgccttcgcaaggagtggtgcattcgcaaggagtgttgccttcgcagggagtgctgcatccgcaaggattgctgccttcacaaggtgtgctgccttcgcaaggagtgctgcatttgcaAGGAGCGCTACtatcgaaaggagtgctgccttcgctaggagtgctgccttcgcaaggagggctgccttcgcaaacagGGAGTACTGCCtatgcaacgagtgctgccttccaatgagtgctgcctttgcaaggagtgctgccatcgcaaggagtgctgccttcgcaaggagtgctcccttcgcaacgagggctgcctttgtagggagtgctgtcttcctaaggggttttgccttcgccaggagtgctgcctttgcaaggagttctgccttcgcaaggagaaatgccttcgcaaggagtgctgccttcgcaaggagtgctgcctttgcacagagcgctgcctttgcagggagtgctgcctttgcacagagtgctgcctccgccaggagtgctgcctttgcatggactgttgccttcgcaaggagtgctgccttcgcaaggagtgctgcctttgcaaggattgctgccttcgctaggagtgctgccttcgctaggagtgctgccttcgctaggagtgctgccttcgctaggagtgctgccttcgctaggagtgctgccttcgcagggagtgctgcctacgcagggagtgctgcctacacaAGGAGagctgccatcacaaggagtgctgccttcgcaaggagtgcagccttcgcaaggagtgctgctttcgcacggagtgcagcctttgcacatagtgctgccttcacacggagtgcttcctttgacagagtgctgccttcgcaaggagggctgccttcgcagggagtgctgcctacgcagggagtgctgccttcgcaaggagtgctgcctttgcaaggagtgctgccttcgcaaggagtgctgccttcgcaaggagtgctgccttcgcaaggagcgctgccttcgcaaggagtgctaacttcgcacggagtgcagccttcgcacagatagctagccttcacacggagtgcagcctacgcacagtgtgctgccttcgcaataagtgctgccttcgcagggagtgctgccttcgcatgggatggtgccttcgaaaggagtgctgcctttgcagagagtgctgcctttgcaaggggtgttgccttcgcaaggagtgctgcgttcacaaggagtgctgccttcgcaaagagtgctgccttcgtaagtagtgctgccttctcagggagtactgcctttgcaacgagtgctgccttccaatgagtgctgccttccaatgagtgctgccttcgcaaggagtgctgccttcgcaaggagtgctgccttcgcaaggagtgctgccttcgcaaggagtgctgccttagcaaggagtgctgccttcgcaatgagggctgcctttgcagcgagtgctggcttcgcaaggggtggtgccttcgcaaggagtgctgcctctgcaaggagtgctgccttcgtaaggagatatgccttcgcaaggagtgcttccctcgctacgagtgctgcccttctaaggagagctgccttcgcaaggagtgctgccatcactAGGAGTGCTGCTTCGCAATGAGggatgccttcgcagggagtgctgcctttgcagggagtgctgcctttgcaaggagtgctgcgttcgcaaggagtgcagccttcgcacggagtgcagccttcgcacgtagtgctgccttctcacggagtgctgcctttgcacagagatctgcattcgcagggtgtggtacCCTCGCAagaagtgcagccttcgcaaggtgtgctgccttcgctaggagtgctgccttcaaaaggagtgctgccttcaaaaggagtgctgcctttgcaaggagtactgccttcgaaaggagtgctgcctttgcagggagtgctgccttcacaaggagtggtgccttcgcaaggagtaatgccttcgcagggagtgctgcatctgcaaggagtgctgcctttgcaaggagtgctgtcttcgcaaggagtgctgtcttcgcaaggagtgctgtctttgcaagga from the Schistocerca cancellata isolate TAMUIC-IGC-003103 unplaced genomic scaffold, iqSchCanc2.1 HiC_scaffold_375, whole genome shotgun sequence genome contains:
- the LOC126119550 gene encoding trophinin-like, coding for MSSAFARSAAFARSAAFARSAAFARSAAFAMRAAFAGSAAFATAGAFARCAAFARSAAFARSAALLRRAGFARSAAIARSAAFARRADFAGSAAFAGSAAFARSAAFTRSAAFAGSAASTRSAAFASSAALAKSAAFARSAAIARTVAFARSAAFARSAAFTRSPAFAGSAAFARSAAFEKLLPSQGVLPSQGVLPSQGVLPSKECCLPKECCLPKEYCHRMECCLRKECCLRKECCLRKECCLRKECCLCKECCVQNEWCLRKGCCLRKECCLCKEYCLRNVCCLR
- the LOC126119553 gene encoding uncharacterized protein LOC126119553, with the protein product MRDAFAGSAAFAGSAAFARSAAFARSAAFARSAAFARSAAFSRSAAFAQRSAFAGCGTLARSAAFARCAAFARSAAFKRSAAFKRSAAFARSTAFERSAAFAGSAAFTRSGAFARSNAFAGSAASARSAAFARSAVFARSAVFARSAVFARSAAITRSASFARSAAFARRAAFAMRAAFARSAAFARSAAFARGAAFARSAAFAQSAAFARSASFDRVLPLQGVLPSQGVLPSQGVQPSQGVLPSQGVLPSQRVLPSQGVLP
- the LOC126119551 gene encoding uncharacterized protein LOC126119551, giving the protein MSTDFARCAAFARRAAFAGSAAFAGSTAFARSGAFARSVAFAGSAASARIAAFTRCAAFARSAAFARSATIERSAAFARSAAFARRAAFANREYCLCNECCLPMSAAFARSAAIARSAAFARSAPFATRAAFVGSAVFLRGFAFARSAAFARSSAFARRNAFARSAAFARSAAFAQSAAFAGSAAFAQSAASARSAAFAWTVAFARSAAFARSAAFARIAAFARSAAFARSAAFARSAAFARSAAFARSAAFAGSAAYAGSAAYTRRAAITRSAAFARSAAFARSAAFARSAAFAHSAAFTRSASFDRVLPSQGGLPSQGVLPTQGVLPSQGVLPLQGVLPSQGVLPSQGVLPSQGALPSQGVLTSHGVQPSHR
- the LOC126119549 gene encoding uncharacterized protein LOC126119549 → MAALLSKAALSAKTTLLAKAALLVKAALLSKAVLLAKAALLLKAALLAKAAHLAKAALHAKAPHPANAALCAKAALRGKAALRSTTWNAAFLAKAVLPAKAALLAKAALLAKAAFCAKAAHLAKAAHCAKAALLAKAALHAMASLPAKAALRAEAAIQAKAALPVKAALLAKAALRVKAALLAKAALLAKAALCAKASLCAKAALRAKAALHAKSAFLAKAAVRAKAPPPATAALPANAALLAKAALLAKAPLLAKAPLLAKAPLLAKAPLLAKAALLAKAALLAKAALPAKAALPAKAALLAKAALLAKAALLAKAALLAKAALHAKAALCAKAALLAKAALCAKSAIRAQAALLAKTALLAKAALCAKAALCAKAALCAKAALLAKAALLAKAALLAKAALRAKATLLAKAALRAKAALLAKAALLAKATLRAKPALPAKAALLAKAALLAKAALCAKAALCAKAALCAKAALCAKAALCAKAALCAKSALCAKAALCAKAALLAKAALLAKAALLAKAALRAKASLVAKAAFRVKAALYAKAALTAKAALLAKAALLAKAALLAKAALLAKAALLAKAALLAKATVHAKGALLAEAALCAMAALPAKAALCAKAALLAKAALLAKAFLLAKAALLAKAALLAKAALLAKAALLAKTKPLAKTALPTKAALVAKATLLAKAALLAKAALLAKAALLAKAALIGRQHSLQRQYSLRRQQHLQRHYPLQSSTLCEGSPSCEGSPPCEVSTSSEGSTPWKEALLAKAALLAKAVLLAKATLLAKAALLAKAALVVNAALVAKATLLAKATLPAKAALLAKAALLAKAALCQRKHSM